Proteins co-encoded in one Salvia miltiorrhiza cultivar Shanhuang (shh) unplaced genomic scaffold, IMPLAD_Smil_shh original_scaffold_220:::fragment_1, whole genome shotgun sequence genomic window:
- the LOC131003572 gene encoding probable glucan 1,3-beta-glucosidase A, translating into MDYKLLILSMACFCMLSSSNGRRAHLQNGLPVRAVNLGGWLVTEGWMKPSLFDAIPNKDLLDGSGMQLKSVTLGKYLCAETGGGTIIVANRSSASGWETFSLWRINETTFNLRVFNRQFVGLDTAGNGVDVVAVADTPTVAQTFHVERNPDHLERVRIKAPNGFYLQVKSEVLVSADYAGNGGWGDDNPSVFLLSISGGLHGEYQITNGYGPLLAPRVMKEHWSTYIVEDDFKFIKNNGLNGVRIPVGWWIASDPNPPKPYVAGSLQALDNAFSWAEKYGLNVIIDLHAAPGSQNGWEHSSSRDGSQQWGNTDENIQQTIRVIEFLTARYANSRSLFAVELINEPLAPGVSLDSLSKYYRGGVEAVRRHSAAAYVVLSNRLGPHDPRELLGLAKGFSKVAIDVHHYNLFSSIFDNLSVQQNIDYVDNNRTEQLSQITTPNGPLVFVGEWTAEWQVRDASKEDYQRYAAAQLRVFGQATFGWAYWALKNVNNHWSLEWMIKNGYIKL; encoded by the exons ATGGACTACAAGTTACTCATCTTGTCCATGGCTTGCTTCTGCATGCTTTCTTCCTCCAACGGGAGGAGGGCACATCTCCAAAACGGTCTTCCCGTTCGAGCTGTTAATCTTGGTGGCTGGCTTGTTACAGAAGGCTGGATGAAACCCTCCCTTTTCGACGCCATCCCAAACAAAGATCTATTG GATGGAAGTGGCATGCAGTTGAAATCTGTGACTCTGGGAAAGTATTTGTGCGCCGAAACAGGGGGAGGAACAATTATAGTTGCAAACAGAAGCAGTGCTTCTGGATGGGAAACCTTCAGC TTATGGAGGATCAACGAGACGACTTTCAACTTGAGAGTTTTCAACAGACAATTTGTGGGATTAGACACGGCTGGAAATGGGGTTGATGTTGTGGCTGTTGCAGATACACCAACTGTAGCTCAAACATTTCACGTTGAGAGAAATCCTGATCATTTGGAGCGCGTACGAATTAAAGCCCCCAACGGCTTCTACCTTCAG GTGAAGAGTGAGGTATTAGTAAGTGCAGATTATGCAGGAAATGGTGGATGGGGAGATGATAATCCATCAGTTTTCTTATTGTCAATAAGTGGAGGATTGCATGGTGAATATCAGATCACTAATGGCTATGGTCCTCTCCTCGCCCCACGAGTTATGAAG GAACACTGGAGCACATATATAGTAGAAGAtgatttcaaattcataaaaaacAACGGATTGAACGGTGTGAGAATCCCAGTAGGTTGGTGGATTGCAAGCGACCCCAATCCCCCAAAACCTTACGTGGCCGGATCATTGCAAGCTCTAGACAATGCCTTTTCCTGGGCTGA AAAATACGGACTTAATGTGATCATTGATCTTCACGCTGCACCGGGCTCCCAGAACGGATGGGAGCACAGTTCCTCCAGAGACGGCTCCCAGCAATGGGGAAACACAGATGAAAACATCCAACAGACTATCCGTGTCATTGAATTTCTAACTGCAAG GTACGCAAATAGCCGGAGCCTATTCGCAGTGGAGCTGATCAACGAGCCGCTTGCGCCGGGAGTGTCTCTGGACAGTCTAAGCAAGTATTACAGAGGTGGTGTGGAAGCTGTGCGGCGGCATTCGGCGGCGGCCTACGTCGTACTCTCCAACAGATTAGGACCTCACGATCCAAGAGAACTCTTGGGTCTCGCAAAAGGATTTAGCAAAGTGGCCATCGACGTGCATCACTACAATCTCTTCTCCTCTATATTCGACAACCTAAGTGTTCAACAGAACATCGATTATGTGGACAATAATCGGACGGAGCAGCTCAGCCAGATCACCACCCCTAACGGCCCCCTTGTTTTTGTTG GGGAATGGACGGCGGAGTGGCAAGTTAGGGATGCGAGCAAGGAGGATTACCAGAGATATGCAGCGGCGCAGCTGCGGGTGTTCGGACAGGCCACCTTTGGGTGGGCATATTGGGCTCTCAAGAATGTGAATAACCATTGGAGTTTGGAGTGGATGATTAAGAATGGGTATATTAAGCTTTGA